The Prochlorococcus marinus str. MIT 9301 genome window below encodes:
- a CDS encoding DUF3318 domain-containing protein, with amino-acid sequence MSELQRLKSLLPPENESWVFVEAAAAIDPPLITLEEIGRDEVEIQIDLDEWDNYAIDHRNLLFWHEVGKIQNDTIPRDGWEMAALAIGLGGAIGELWVQDGLLLLLALGLSSFAGYRLYLKNNSEKKLQDAIYADERAIDLACRFGYSIPNAYKSLGGALKELIEKTRKKKKRSFFEDRLDALRKSAEKARSELSQQEGSEKSVSSENVYGQ; translated from the coding sequence AAGTTTGTTGCCTCCAGAGAATGAAAGTTGGGTATTTGTTGAAGCTGCTGCTGCTATAGACCCACCTTTAATAACACTTGAGGAAATTGGTCGTGACGAAGTAGAAATTCAAATAGATTTAGATGAATGGGATAACTATGCAATTGACCACAGAAATTTATTGTTTTGGCACGAAGTAGGAAAAATTCAAAATGACACAATCCCAAGAGACGGATGGGAAATGGCAGCTCTTGCTATAGGACTTGGAGGCGCGATAGGCGAGCTTTGGGTGCAAGATGGTTTACTTTTATTACTTGCTCTTGGTTTATCAAGTTTTGCAGGATATAGATTATATTTAAAAAATAATTCTGAAAAAAAGCTTCAAGATGCTATTTATGCAGATGAAAGAGCTATAGATCTTGCTTGTAGATTTGGCTACAGCATTCCAAATGCTTATAAAAGTCTTGGAGGGGCATTAAAAGAGTTAATAGAAAAGACACGAAAAAAGAAAAAAAGAAGTTTCTTTGAAGATAGATTAGATGCCTTAAGAAAAAGTGCCGAAAAAGCAAGATCAGAATTATCTCAGCAAGAAGGTTCAGAAAAATCAGTTTCAAGTGAAAAT